A region from the uncultured Macellibacteroides sp. genome encodes:
- a CDS encoding TonB-dependent receptor — MENHFSKFFKRGGRLLLLVALTLYVGEPTYIRASEQAKTITVELKDVSLSKAMNEIEKASGYSFFYDENKTDLSHVVNLNMRNEEITKVLTEMLKNTNLTFEISNNQIALIPRAKTGEANVYPEVSNSVNQQDKKIKGVVKDSFGETIIGASVIIKGTTNGTVTNLDGEFELLAPVGSALEVSYVGYMTQHVVAQNALMSIVLKEDALQLNEVIVTGFGLAQKKATLTGAIASIGNDDIARSSASTASGALVGKMAGINSRQTDGRPGASTKLQIRNMGTPLYVIDGVVKDEGQFNNIDFNDIESISILKDASAAIYGVRAANGVVVVNTKKGAKNTKNTVGLNMYYGFQTPSTFPKPADATTYIGNYIQSQTLQGVTDYKYSKEDYAKWSEGKEKGYVPFDWYDYIWNTSPQYYVNANVSGGSDKINYYFSVGHLNQDAMIVNYGGFERTNIQMNVESQINDKLKIGASMNGRIEKTVNPGVPGGDDYWAPIFGTYRNLPTARPFANDNPNYPTMTSTDASTNFAWLNYDLSGKYEQTKRVVQLNANAEYKIFDGLTAKALVGYYYANQNMNNQEYTYKLYSYDEATDTYPVMFENTNPWRERRMGYDEEVTANFQLAYNKKIEGHTLGVVAGMESSKLNSPTTWIHSIPTSNALHLIDYETMDTYNDEGNETEARLGYLGRINYDYANKYILELSARYDGSWKFPPSQRWGFFPSASLGWRISEEGFWKDLKVSSVFNDLKIRGSYGLVGDDNVSGYAAFDYMSGYNYKDGGSVIDGDYVIGTSPRGLPVTTLSWIKANILDIGVDAVFLDNRLSGSFDFFRRKRTGLPASRYDVLLPSELGFSLPKENLESDLHMGYDASVRWADQVEELSYSVGANVTYARKYNWSQYKPRYSNSWDEYRNSSAQRFANENWGYVADGQFQSWDEIASYPINIDGKGNTTLRPGDIKYVDQNGDGLINDMDKRVIGYSTSSDNNPIFNYGLNFSFGWKGFDLAFDLTGSAFSSYFQEWENRNPFHDGGNNPQYYMEDTWRLSDIWDANSELIPGKYPTLLIGNSSHSNYWSSTFWMHKVRYMKLRNLEIGYTIPKQILSKAMISDLRVYIAGQNLLTVSNLPGVDPEITQTSGLVYPTTRIINIGINLKF, encoded by the coding sequence ATGGAAAATCATTTCTCTAAGTTTTTTAAACGAGGAGGGCGCTTATTATTGCTTGTTGCCCTTACTCTTTACGTAGGAGAGCCGACTTATATTCGAGCCTCCGAACAAGCAAAGACAATTACAGTTGAGTTAAAGGATGTTTCGCTTTCAAAAGCTATGAATGAGATTGAAAAGGCCAGCGGATATTCTTTTTTTTATGATGAAAACAAAACTGATTTGTCGCATGTCGTTAACCTGAATATGCGAAATGAGGAAATCACAAAGGTTCTTACCGAAATGCTTAAGAATACCAATCTGACGTTTGAAATTTCAAACAACCAGATTGCTCTTATCCCAAGAGCTAAGACAGGCGAAGCTAATGTTTATCCTGAAGTATCTAATTCAGTAAACCAACAGGATAAAAAAATCAAAGGTGTTGTGAAGGACTCTTTTGGCGAAACAATTATCGGCGCTTCCGTAATTATAAAAGGAACCACCAATGGTACGGTTACTAATTTGGATGGCGAATTTGAACTGCTTGCTCCTGTAGGTTCTGCTTTGGAAGTTTCTTATGTTGGCTACATGACTCAACATGTTGTTGCCCAAAATGCGTTGATGAGCATTGTGTTGAAGGAAGATGCCCTGCAGTTGAATGAAGTTATTGTAACTGGATTTGGTTTGGCCCAGAAGAAAGCAACCCTTACAGGAGCAATTGCCTCGATTGGTAATGATGACATTGCCCGATCTTCTGCTTCAACAGCTTCCGGTGCATTAGTAGGTAAGATGGCTGGTATAAACTCACGTCAAACCGATGGCCGTCCCGGCGCTTCTACAAAATTACAAATTCGTAACATGGGTACTCCTTTGTATGTTATAGACGGCGTTGTAAAGGATGAAGGTCAGTTTAATAACATAGACTTTAATGATATCGAGTCGATCTCAATTTTAAAGGACGCTTCGGCAGCTATTTACGGTGTGCGAGCAGCCAATGGGGTTGTGGTTGTAAATACCAAAAAGGGGGCAAAGAATACAAAGAATACTGTGGGACTTAATATGTATTATGGTTTCCAGACACCTTCCACGTTCCCTAAACCTGCGGATGCGACAACCTATATTGGAAACTATATCCAGTCTCAAACCTTACAAGGTGTAACAGACTATAAGTATTCAAAAGAGGATTATGCAAAGTGGTCTGAGGGTAAAGAAAAAGGATATGTTCCATTTGACTGGTACGATTATATCTGGAATACATCTCCTCAGTATTATGTGAATGCAAACGTGTCAGGTGGTTCAGATAAGATTAACTATTATTTTAGTGTAGGTCATCTGAACCAAGATGCTATGATTGTTAATTATGGCGGTTTTGAGCGTACAAATATACAGATGAACGTAGAGTCTCAGATTAATGATAAATTGAAGATTGGAGCTTCGATGAACGGTCGTATTGAAAAGACTGTGAATCCAGGTGTTCCAGGTGGAGATGATTACTGGGCTCCAATTTTTGGGACATATAGAAATTTGCCAACGGCGCGTCCTTTTGCCAACGATAATCCGAATTATCCGACAATGACATCTACAGATGCATCTACCAATTTTGCCTGGCTTAACTACGACCTTTCCGGTAAATACGAACAAACCAAACGTGTTGTACAATTAAATGCCAATGCGGAATATAAAATATTTGACGGACTAACGGCCAAAGCACTGGTAGGGTATTATTACGCCAATCAGAATATGAATAATCAGGAGTATACTTATAAGTTGTATAGTTACGATGAAGCTACAGACACATATCCTGTTATGTTCGAAAATACTAATCCCTGGCGTGAACGCCGTATGGGGTATGATGAAGAAGTAACTGCGAATTTCCAGCTGGCTTACAACAAAAAGATTGAAGGTCATACACTGGGTGTTGTTGCTGGGATGGAATCTTCAAAATTAAATTCTCCTACTACCTGGATACACTCTATTCCTACTTCCAATGCGTTGCATTTGATTGATTATGAAACCATGGATACTTATAACGACGAAGGAAATGAGACCGAGGCGCGTTTAGGTTATTTAGGGCGCATAAACTATGATTACGCAAATAAATACATTTTGGAATTGTCGGCACGTTATGATGGGTCATGGAAATTTCCTCCCAGTCAACGTTGGGGATTTTTCCCGTCAGCTTCTCTTGGTTGGAGAATTTCGGAAGAAGGGTTCTGGAAAGATTTGAAAGTTTCTTCCGTATTCAATGATTTGAAAATTCGTGGATCTTATGGTTTAGTAGGAGATGATAATGTAAGCGGATATGCTGCTTTTGATTATATGTCGGGTTATAACTATAAGGATGGAGGTAGCGTGATCGACGGCGATTATGTTATTGGAACAAGCCCAAGAGGCCTTCCGGTAACTACATTGTCATGGATAAAGGCTAATATTCTGGATATTGGTGTTGATGCTGTATTTTTGGATAACCGTCTAAGTGGATCGTTCGACTTTTTCCGTCGTAAACGTACAGGATTGCCAGCTTCCAGATATGATGTGCTGTTGCCTTCCGAGCTGGGATTCTCTTTGCCTAAAGAAAATCTGGAATCAGACCTTCATATGGGATATGATGCTTCTGTTCGTTGGGCCGATCAGGTTGAAGAGCTTTCTTATTCTGTAGGTGCTAACGTTACATACGCCCGTAAGTATAACTGGAGCCAGTATAAACCAAGATATAGTAACTCTTGGGATGAATACCGCAATTCAAGTGCTCAGCGTTTTGCAAATGAAAACTGGGGATACGTAGCCGACGGTCAGTTCCAGAGCTGGGACGAAATCGCATCATATCCAATTAATATCGACGGGAAAGGAAATACAACACTTCGTCCGGGTGATATTAAATATGTGGATCAGAATGGAGATGGTCTTATCAATGATATGGACAAACGTGTAATTGGTTATAGTACGAGTTCGGACAACAACCCTATATTTAACTACGGATTAAACTTCTCATTCGGATGGAAGGGATTTGATTTGGCATTCGACCTTACAGGAAGTGCATTTTCATCTTATTTCCAAGAATGGGAAAACCGAAACCCGTTCCATGATGGAGGTAATAATCCTCAGTACTATATGGAAGATACATGGAGATTGTCTGACATCTGGGATGCAAACAGTGAATTAATTCCTGGTAAATATCCTACATTATTAATTGGTAACAGTAGTCATAGTAACTATTGGTCAAGTACATTCTGGATGCATAAAGTTCGCTATATGAAGCTGAGAAATTTAGAAATTGGTTATACAATTCCTAAGCAAATACTATCCAAAGCTATGATTTCGGATCTTCGGGTTTATATAGCCGGACAGAATCTTTTAACTGTGTCTAATCTTCCGGGAGTTGACCCAGAAATAACACAGACAAGTGGTTTGGTATATCCAACTACCCGTATAATTAATATAGGTATTAATCTTAAATTCTAA
- a CDS encoding FecR domain-containing protein, with protein sequence MKNNIPWELIIKELKQEISDEDRSALALWKADEKNQALYLEIVQLWNSLLLKRMSMPSRADKCWEKMEKRLAGTKSREIKFPVNKFRWVAVAASFLLVLLLSITGYVTNQWIRSNNIVQTYSSFSGKSKVILPDGSVVWLNKQTTLEYSSSVWSNQRKVRLNGEACFDVTKDKSRPFIVQSHGVDVKVYGTVFNVDAKDENAEVNVSLLSGSVAVSSGNDAKMIKPGEIAVCEKNTGRISVEKSDVKFAAMWAKESISFEKKSIRELSKHLSKWYGVKMILDPSIPEEQAYTFTITDEPFEEILRLMARINPIQYSFNEDNVVIITPKK encoded by the coding sequence ATGAAAAATAATATACCTTGGGAATTAATAATTAAAGAACTAAAGCAGGAGATCTCAGACGAAGATAGGTCAGCACTCGCTTTGTGGAAGGCCGATGAAAAGAATCAGGCACTTTATCTTGAGATTGTTCAGCTATGGAATTCATTGCTTTTGAAGCGAATGAGTATGCCATCAAGAGCCGACAAGTGTTGGGAGAAGATGGAGAAGCGCTTGGCGGGAACGAAAAGCCGGGAAATCAAATTCCCGGTTAATAAATTCCGTTGGGTGGCAGTGGCGGCTTCATTCCTTTTGGTTTTACTGCTTTCAATTACCGGGTACGTTACAAACCAATGGATTCGTTCTAATAATATAGTACAAACCTATTCTTCATTTAGTGGCAAATCCAAAGTTATCTTGCCTGATGGGTCTGTTGTCTGGCTTAATAAACAAACCACTTTAGAATATTCTTCTTCTGTATGGAGCAACCAACGAAAAGTTCGTCTTAATGGTGAAGCCTGTTTTGATGTAACAAAAGATAAGAGCCGTCCTTTCATAGTGCAGAGTCATGGCGTGGATGTAAAGGTGTATGGAACCGTTTTTAATGTGGATGCAAAAGATGAAAATGCAGAAGTTAATGTGAGTCTCCTCTCTGGCTCAGTCGCGGTATCCTCTGGTAACGATGCTAAGATGATTAAACCGGGAGAAATAGCCGTTTGCGAGAAAAATACCGGACGAATAAGCGTTGAGAAATCAGATGTGAAATTTGCAGCCATGTGGGCAAAAGAATCAATCAGCTTTGAAAAGAAATCAATCAGGGAATTGTCAAAACATCTTTCCAAATGGTACGGTGTAAAAATGATTTTGGATCCATCTATTCCGGAAGAACAGGCCTATACCTTTACTATAACGGATGAACCGTTTGAGGAGATATTGCGTTTAATGGCTCGTATAAACCCTATTCAGTATAGTTTTAACGAAGATAATGTAGTTATAATCACTCCAAAAAAATAA
- a CDS encoding DUF6057 family protein translates to MKNKEIIFWLLIFCLFVLFLQFNYSYQFYYMEHLQLLLFNKLAAVDAVGQIGGVSLYLSRFLVQFFILPWGGAVIVSLLLTSVSIVMRLALWQLKPLHEIYLFCLLPAVAFFPIVIDPVYFLQGIVAYLFGLLTFLVYGKIRDYRTRLLTAVFLLLLLYYMAGPVSGLLAVCIALREYLNKQPRSYISLLLVAEVLLLGLLSLNFSLTGEFRFAFLPDAYADPLIHGNKAYFFWIAWPSCMIVAHYICSRRKIQDGKFKWSVVLPQLLLLAGIAICLISKYGLKESLQERRMSYYAYAGQWDKLLDVKLDQHSMNTKMNLVNYALAKQQKLGDEMFNYDQRGVKSLIAQWDNSISAAMQLSDIYFCIGDIASSQKYAFEGYVSSVNCGSGRLLKRLVETNLIFGTYPVAEKYIRLLEQTIFYKTWAKEHRRFLYNDLAVAKDPLLGGKRKGLNGPAGIAVSANLIEELELLALNNPDNQTAIQYLAAFYLSNKDLAHFKGLVERYYPTKIWPQLSESHQEAIVFLSPNDRKYWIQHGMSGETEHRYNLFEHDFTANSDRSDLPEQMASNYGNTYWYYLLLK, encoded by the coding sequence ATGAAAAATAAGGAAATTATCTTCTGGTTGTTGATATTTTGCCTATTTGTGTTGTTTCTGCAGTTCAACTATAGCTACCAGTTTTATTACATGGAACACTTGCAGCTGTTGCTGTTTAATAAATTGGCCGCTGTTGATGCTGTTGGACAAATTGGAGGAGTCTCGCTTTATCTTTCCAGATTTTTAGTCCAATTCTTTATTCTTCCTTGGGGCGGAGCGGTTATTGTTTCTCTGTTACTTACAAGTGTTAGTATTGTAATGCGGTTAGCTCTTTGGCAATTAAAACCTCTCCATGAAATTTATTTGTTTTGTCTGCTGCCAGCGGTTGCTTTTTTCCCCATTGTGATTGACCCTGTTTATTTCTTACAAGGCATAGTGGCTTATCTTTTTGGGTTGCTTACCTTTTTGGTATATGGAAAAATACGCGATTACCGTACTCGCCTGCTTACTGCGGTTTTTTTGCTTCTGCTTCTTTATTATATGGCAGGTCCGGTTAGTGGTTTGTTAGCCGTATGTATTGCGTTAAGAGAATATTTAAATAAACAACCGCGTTCGTATATTTCTCTTTTGTTGGTGGCTGAAGTTCTTCTGCTCGGACTGTTAAGTCTTAATTTCTCTCTGACGGGCGAATTTCGTTTTGCTTTCCTTCCAGATGCTTACGCCGATCCGTTGATTCATGGCAACAAAGCCTATTTTTTCTGGATAGCCTGGCCGTCTTGTATGATTGTTGCACATTATATATGTAGTAGAAGAAAAATACAGGACGGAAAATTTAAATGGTCTGTTGTTTTACCCCAATTACTGTTGCTGGCAGGCATTGCCATTTGCTTAATTAGCAAGTATGGATTAAAAGAGTCGCTCCAGGAAAGAAGGATGAGTTACTACGCATATGCAGGGCAATGGGATAAACTGTTAGATGTTAAACTGGATCAACACAGTATGAATACAAAAATGAATCTTGTAAACTATGCGTTGGCAAAGCAACAAAAGTTAGGCGACGAGATGTTTAATTACGACCAGCGTGGGGTTAAATCGCTGATAGCCCAGTGGGATAATTCTATTAGTGCAGCCATGCAGCTTAGTGATATTTATTTTTGCATAGGCGACATAGCCTCTTCGCAGAAGTATGCTTTTGAAGGGTATGTCAGTTCTGTTAATTGTGGAAGCGGCCGTTTATTAAAGCGGTTGGTAGAAACAAACCTCATTTTCGGCACCTATCCGGTGGCCGAAAAATATATTAGATTGTTGGAGCAAACTATTTTTTATAAAACATGGGCGAAAGAACACCGTCGCTTTCTTTATAATGATTTAGCTGTTGCTAAGGATCCGTTGCTTGGTGGTAAGAGGAAAGGCCTGAACGGTCCGGCCGGCATTGCAGTGTCGGCCAACCTGATCGAAGAGTTGGAGCTACTTGCGCTAAATAATCCCGACAATCAGACAGCCATCCAATATTTGGCTGCATTTTATCTTTCAAATAAAGACCTGGCCCATTTCAAAGGACTTGTGGAAAGATATTATCCAACAAAGATATGGCCTCAATTATCGGAAAGCCACCAGGAAGCCATTGTTTTTCTCTCTCCCAATGATCGTAAATACTGGATTCAACATGGAATGAGCGGAGAAACAGAACATCGGTATAATTTGTTTGAACATGACTTTACAGCCAATTCCGATAGGTCGGACCTGCCGGAACAGATGGCTTCTAACTATGGGAATACCTATTGGTATTATCTTCTATTAAAATAA
- a CDS encoding sigma-70 family RNA polymerase sigma factor, with protein sequence MRDKKDTVAIDEMHNHLIIGEDSQVEFNELYRLVEEAVSLLPEKCREIFSKSRNENLTNKEIAEELGISVKTVEGQITIALRKIKAFLGDQYSYLW encoded by the coding sequence ATCAGAGATAAGAAGGATACGGTCGCCATTGATGAAATGCACAATCATTTGATTATCGGCGAAGACAGTCAGGTCGAGTTCAACGAGTTATATCGATTGGTTGAAGAGGCGGTTTCTTTACTGCCCGAAAAATGCCGTGAAATTTTCAGTAAAAGTCGCAATGAAAACCTTACCAACAAAGAAATTGCTGAAGAACTTGGTATATCTGTCAAGACGGTTGAAGGTCAGATAACAATTGCTCTACGTAAAATCAAAGCTTTTCTAGGAGACCAATACTCCTATTTGTGGTAA
- a CDS encoding M60 family metallopeptidase, with the protein MKKFLPFIISLLLLIGCSDDSPEGIQTFEITDESVDFSADAQGKEILITTNLSEWESYVDASGTEWCTVSPVVNGNKKAIIVQVEENKEWDVRSTTIQLKGAGILHSIKISQLGVKPTILVSPDRFAPGFIGEQIELKITANVSFNLIDSLDWVNAAPTLRSAEMSTTTVRYVVSRNASKEARTGFIYIREKDNKANAQVTIIQAGEGDYQPSTENAINDDIKLAVASAEASSFQSGSELVKSIDNDKSTIYHSNWSNTAANYFPITLTYNLKEASDLDYLIYYPRTSGSNGHFKEVEIQVKKYGQNMFEKLLDYDFKGSGSATRIGFDQSIRGVASVRFIVKSGVGDGQGFAACAEMEFYRKNPDNFDSAVLFTDESCSELKAGITEADIQAVSNPFFKNMAYYMLRGIYPREFRIQQYKAYPDPNTLAASNKTNPYSLLDNPTGISVAAYDTLIVCVGETHNQSLSLKVQNLNKAGGDGYNDGSSSYPLVKGINKIVPANRGLIYVMYHTKEYASVQPVTIHFASGKVNGYFDVKKHTAGQWSTLLNNAVDDYFDVLGEYAHLTFPVYQFKNNTPDGKMLIDVYDDITRLEQEFMGLAKYDRMNPNRMYLHVIYTSYMYATNNRTAYNNTTLGELTNASKVRSSSIWGPAHEIGHVNQTRPGLKWHGMTEVSNNIYSLFVQTSFGNTSRLQGEDMSGEGYTNRYEKAMSNMIAKKLAHARESDVFCKLVPFWQLQLYMSNVLGKTDFYKDVHETVRTSANQSTDGLSQLEFTKICCNVAKLDLTDFFLKWGLLSAVDYTFDDYGEKRFLITESQAQQTIDAIKAMNYPKPAHALEYITDLSVATFKTNGAIQKGSVSKTGLQLSFTNWKNVVAFEVYNNSELVFISPASSFTSKSPFTQVYAVAANGTKVKVDW; encoded by the coding sequence ATGAAAAAATTCTTGCCATTTATTATCTCCCTTCTGCTCTTGATTGGATGTAGTGATGATTCTCCGGAGGGGATTCAGACCTTTGAAATTACCGATGAGTCCGTAGATTTCTCTGCTGATGCGCAGGGGAAAGAAATCCTTATCACAACAAACCTTTCCGAATGGGAATCATACGTTGATGCTTCCGGAACGGAATGGTGCACAGTTAGTCCGGTTGTAAACGGAAATAAAAAAGCAATCATTGTTCAGGTAGAAGAAAACAAAGAGTGGGATGTCCGTTCCACTACCATCCAACTAAAAGGTGCTGGTATCCTTCACTCCATCAAAATTAGTCAACTGGGTGTTAAACCAACTATATTGGTGTCGCCCGATAGGTTTGCTCCCGGTTTTATCGGCGAACAAATTGAATTGAAAATTACGGCAAACGTATCATTTAATCTGATTGACTCTCTCGATTGGGTAAATGCGGCGCCTACTTTAAGGTCGGCGGAAATGAGTACAACCACGGTTAGATATGTGGTTTCGCGTAATGCAAGCAAGGAGGCTCGCACGGGTTTTATTTATATCAGAGAAAAAGATAATAAAGCGAATGCTCAGGTAACCATTATCCAGGCAGGCGAAGGCGATTACCAGCCTTCTACCGAAAATGCGATAAACGATGATATTAAATTAGCGGTTGCTTCGGCCGAAGCTTCTTCTTTTCAGAGCGGATCGGAGCTGGTCAAGTCCATCGACAATGACAAGTCTACTATCTATCATTCCAATTGGAGCAATACGGCTGCCAATTACTTTCCTATTACGCTTACCTATAATCTGAAAGAGGCTTCCGACTTAGATTATCTGATTTACTATCCCCGCACTTCCGGCTCAAACGGACACTTTAAGGAAGTGGAAATCCAGGTAAAGAAATACGGACAAAACATGTTTGAGAAGTTGCTGGATTACGATTTTAAAGGAAGTGGTTCTGCTACCCGGATCGGATTCGATCAAAGTATCAGGGGGGTTGCTTCTGTCCGGTTTATCGTAAAGTCGGGCGTTGGAGACGGACAGGGTTTTGCGGCTTGTGCCGAGATGGAGTTCTACAGAAAGAATCCAGATAATTTCGATTCGGCTGTACTATTTACCGATGAATCCTGCTCCGAATTGAAAGCAGGTATTACAGAGGCTGATATCCAGGCAGTATCCAATCCATTCTTTAAAAACATGGCTTACTACATGTTAAGGGGGATTTATCCGCGGGAATTCAGGATCCAGCAGTATAAAGCTTATCCTGATCCGAATACATTAGCAGCATCCAATAAAACAAATCCGTACAGCTTACTTGACAATCCAACCGGAATAAGTGTTGCTGCATACGACACCTTAATAGTGTGTGTTGGCGAAACGCACAATCAGTCCCTGAGTCTGAAAGTCCAGAATCTGAATAAGGCGGGTGGCGACGGATACAATGACGGATCTTCCTCCTACCCGCTGGTAAAGGGTATCAACAAAATTGTGCCTGCAAACAGAGGATTGATTTATGTGATGTACCATACAAAAGAGTATGCTTCGGTTCAACCTGTTACCATTCACTTTGCTTCGGGGAAAGTTAACGGATATTTCGATGTAAAAAAACATACGGCCGGTCAATGGAGTACGTTGCTGAATAATGCGGTGGACGATTACTTTGATGTACTGGGCGAATATGCACACCTTACTTTTCCGGTTTATCAGTTTAAAAACAATACACCCGATGGTAAAATGCTGATCGATGTATATGACGACATTACACGTTTGGAACAAGAATTCATGGGTTTGGCTAAATACGACCGAATGAACCCGAACCGAATGTACCTGCATGTTATTTATACATCGTATATGTATGCCACAAATAACCGGACGGCTTACAACAATACCACGCTTGGTGAGCTTACCAATGCAAGTAAAGTAAGGAGTTCTTCCATATGGGGACCTGCGCACGAGATTGGTCATGTAAACCAAACCCGGCCGGGACTTAAATGGCATGGCATGACGGAGGTGAGTAATAATATTTATTCGTTGTTTGTGCAGACAAGCTTCGGTAACACGTCGCGTTTGCAGGGTGAGGATATGAGTGGTGAAGGGTATACCAACCGGTACGAAAAGGCAATGAGCAATATGATTGCAAAAAAACTGGCTCATGCCCGTGAATCGGATGTATTCTGTAAATTGGTTCCTTTCTGGCAGTTACAACTTTACATGAGCAATGTGCTGGGAAAAACCGATTTTTATAAAGATGTGCATGAAACCGTACGCACCTCAGCCAATCAGTCGACCGACGGTTTAAGTCAGCTCGAATTCACTAAGATTTGCTGCAACGTTGCAAAGCTGGATCTGACTGATTTCTTTTTGAAATGGGGATTACTTTCGGCTGTCGATTATACATTCGACGACTATGGTGAAAAGCGTTTTCTTATTACTGAAAGTCAGGCTCAGCAAACGATAGATGCCATCAAAGCCATGAACTATCCAAAACCGGCCCATGCTTTGGAGTACATAACGGATCTTTCGGTTGCCACATTCAAAACGAATGGGGCCATTCAAAAGGGAAGTGTTTCCAAAACAGGTCTGCAGCTCAGTTTTACAAACTGGAAGAATGTAGTAGCCTTCGAGGTGTATAACAATTCGGAGTTAGTGTTTATATCTCCGGCTTCGTCATTCACGTCAAAGAGCCCTTTCACACAAGTGTATGCAGTAGCGGCCAATGGCACAAAGGTGAAAGTAGATTGGTAA